The proteins below come from a single Ptychodera flava strain L36383 chromosome 6, AS_Pfla_20210202, whole genome shotgun sequence genomic window:
- the LOC139135121 gene encoding solute carrier organic anion transporter family member 2A1-like translates to MFNGDIAENNNRSADRELNFWESKQSDDEEQPGKFPLTIDLEDGTAETHLLYDCSGDVSKGNAEKKDPSVVSSEKPSEREPTGKPGCSQDIRCFVGFAYIFNFNVIWLISVALAVAPTVQVRYGLTTPQLGFIALMGVLGTVLALPFVTYFCGGRTDRRPVWTALGGVFIAVGFTLMLLPQIFDYEYRYDKEAKVGHLRDGQNSELAAGDLCSPVENGDSPYRIISSDLFEECQDEKVPTMVPDDGFAFLCFAAGAVVVGIGYAPVNTLMLSYVDDYGGDNAPFYIGLLESCWGIAPIVGYIFGALSLRLYVDFNRVDMSSIDIGIDDPRWVGAWWLIVAIGSAVVVITAIPLLCFSKSMHKPSPVVEATQLVLRPIVASSDVTKEYWRATVRLLTNGVLVVALFAYSIDRPVGLVMFTAKYLQQLKVLRPLLLNFIIVCVWLFPAVPACIFTGLILKKLRQSLVSVSKMIIILSVTAVVCAWLLLVFPMEGTTVNAPGHGIALSNQDLISTCNANCECSTEHYQPVCGTDKMTYFSPCHAGCSRVDADTGKMYANCSCVVMEPQPPLGVTVSFATDGPCEDQPIKRHLAAFIIFVIIFSLATHGGTVPHMTVVMRSVHRRDKSFALGLHLIFVRIFNYIPGALISGLLINYTCAVWQTTECNTPENCVSFNSSAIHYSFMALGGGASAVALFFYMVLYLLIKRNTQPNYMTEFYEKESKKAERIASYQKIQMITSI, encoded by the exons ATGTTCAATGGTGATATTGCGGAGAACAACAATCGTTCGGCCGATAGAGAACTGAATTTCTGGGAGAGCAAGCAATCAG ATGACGAGGAGCAGCCCGGTAAATTTCCTCTCACCATAGACCTTGAAGATGGCACGGCGGAAACGCATCTTTTGTACGACTGCTCCGGAGACGTATCCAAGGGGAACGCCGAGAAAAAAGATCCTTCTGTTGTTAGCTCCGAGAAGCCGTCTGAGAGAGAACCGACAGGGAAGCCGGGTTGCTCTCAGGACATACGTTGCTTTGTTGGGTTCGcgtatatctttaatttcaacgTGATATGGCTGATATCGGTGGCTCTGGCCGTGGCGCCCACAGTGCAAGTTCGCTACGGCCTCACGACGCCACAGTTGGGATTCATCGCACTGATGGGAGTTTTAGGTACCGTGCTGGCGCTGCCCTTCGTGACTTATTTCTGCGGCGGGAGGACCGACCGTCGACCGGTGTGGACAGCGCTCGGCGGAGTTTTCATAGCCGTGGGATTCACGTTGATGCTTCTGCCGCAGATCTTTGACTACGAGTACAGGTACGACAAGGAGGCGAAGGTCGGACACCTGAGGGACGGCCAGAACTCAGAGTTAGCTGCGGGCGATCTGTGCTCGCCGGTGGAAAACGGAGATAGTCCGTACAGGATAATTAGCAGCGACCTGTTCGAAGAGTGCCAGGATGAGAAGGTACCTACAATGGTGCCAGATGACGGCTTTGCGTTTTTGTGTTTCGCGGCCGGCGCTGTTGTCGTTGGGATCGGATACGCACCTGTGAATACCCTGATGCTGTCGTACGTAGATGACTATGGTGGGGACAACGCCCCTTTCTATATAG GCCTGCTGGAATCGTGTTGGGGCATTGCGCCCATCGTTGGATACATCTTCGGGGCGCTCTCTCTCCGACTCTATGTCGACTTCAACCGAGTGGACATGTCTTCGATCGACATCGGCATCGACGATCCACGCTGGGTGGGTGCCTGGTGGCTGATCGTGGCCATCGGATCGGCGGTGGTGGTCATAACGGCCATTCCCCTTCTCTGCTTCTCGAAGTCGATGCACAAACCTAGCCCCGTTGTGGAAGCCACGCAGCTGGTCTTGCGACCAATTGTTGCCTCCTCCGACGTCACGAAAG AATACTGGAGAGCCACGGTGAGACTTCTGACCAATGGTGTCCTTGTGGTGGCGCTATTCGCATACTCCATCGATCGACCTGTTGGATTGGTGATGTTCACGGCAAAATATCTACAGCAGTTGAAAGTCCTCCGACCTCTCCTCCTGAATTTCATAATCG TCTGTGTGTGGCTTTTCCCGGCTGTCCCGGCCTGCATTTTCACCGGCTTGATTTTGAAGAAGCTACGTCAGTCCCTGGTCAGCGTTTCCAAAATGATCATCATTCTATCGGTAACGGCTGTCGTCTGCGCATGGCTGTTGCTTGTCTTCCCCATGGAAGGAACCACCGTGAACGCTCCTGGTCACGGAATTGCCTT GAGTAACCAGGACCTGATATCGACATGCAATGCGAACTGTGAATGTAGCACGGAACACTACCAACCTGTGTGCGGGACTGACAAAATGACCTACTTCTCACCATGTCACGCTGGGTGCTCGAGAGTCGACGCAGATACGGGAAAG ATGTACGCCAACTGTAGCTGCGTCGTTATGGAACCACAGCCACCTCTCGGTGTGACGGTGTCGTTTGCAACAGACGGCCCGTGTGAAGATCAACCTATCAAACGCCATCTAGCGGCCTTTATCATTTTTGTTATCATATTTTCATTGGCAACCCACGGTGGTACAGTGCCCCATATGACGGTCGTAATGAG GAGTGTCCATCGGCGAGACAAGTCATTTGCACTTGGCCTACACCTGATATTTGTCAGGATATTCA ACTACATACCAGGAGCTCTTATCAGCGGCTTACTAATCAATTACACATGCGCAGTTTGGCAGACTACAGAATGTAACACACCGGAGAATTGTGTCTCTTTCAACAGTTCGGCAATTCACTATTCGTTCATGGCCCTTGGCGGGGGAGCCTCCGCTGTCGCACTATTTTTCTACATGGTCCTTTACCTTCTGATCAAGCGGAACACACAACCGAATTACATGACTGAGTTTTATGAAAAAGAATCAAAGAAAGCGGAAAGGATTGCTTCGTACCAGAAAATCCAAATGATAACTTCAATTTAG